The following are encoded together in the Lathyrus oleraceus cultivar Zhongwan6 chromosome 3, CAAS_Psat_ZW6_1.0, whole genome shotgun sequence genome:
- the LOC127129155 gene encoding uncharacterized protein ECU03_1610, producing the protein MASFTLFTSLPKFLPAGASFARAHPWNSRVFAAATPRSIQVPKSHNDDGSITTDGIKQGGGVSETINNSLNETQHEKAYSTSEHAVEKTKDAANKASASAQNIAEKAKQTMQDAWDSTKNTANKAADTVLGKTQQSCESTKNNANRAADTVVEKTKESAEYVKDNAEAVKRNMNKKN; encoded by the exons ATGGCATCATTCACCCTTTTCACCTCCCTCCCAAAATTTCTCCCTGCTGGTGCTTCATTTGCAAGGGCTCATCCTTGGAATTCTAGAGTCTTTGCAGCAGCTACCCCAAGATCAATCCAA GTTCCAAAGTCACATAACGATGATGGTTCAATCACTACCGATGGAATCAAACAAGGAGGAGGAGTCAGTGAAACCATTAACAACAGTTTGAACGAAACACAACATGAAAAGGCTTATTCCACTTCGGAACAT GCTGTTGAAAAAACAAAAGACGCTGCTAATAAGGCTTCAGCATCAGCACAAAACATAGCTGAGAAAGCAAAGCAGACAATGCAAGATGCATGGGATTCAACTAAGAACACAGCCAATAAAGCTGCAGATACTGTTTTGGGAAAGACTCAACAATCTTGTGAATCAACTAAGAACAATGCCAATAGGGCTGCTGACACTGTCGTTGAAAAAACTAAGGAATCTGCTGAATATGTCAAAGATAATGCAGAGGCAGTGAAGAGGAACATGAACAAAAAGAATTGA